GCTGGCCATGGCGATCGTGGTGGCGCGCGGCGGCGCGGGCTTCGTGCCGGTGCTGCGGGTGCGGCTGTCGAGGCCGCTGTTCGCGCGCATCCTGTCGGTGGGCCTGGTGGCGTGCGCGCTGGCCTCGGTCGCCAACCTGACCACCATCCTGGTCACCGCGCAGCTGCGCCACCATGGTACCGCGGCGGTGGCGGCCTACGGCATCTCGGCGCGGCTGGAATTCCTGATGATCCCGTTGGCCTTCGGCGTGGGCTCGGCGCTGACGGCGCTGGTCGGCCGCGCCGTGGGTGCCGGCGACTGGCATACGGCGCGGCGCACCGCCTGGGTGGGCGCCTTGCTGGCCCTGGCCATCGCCGGCACCGCCGGCGCCGCCGTGGGCCTGGCGCCGGTGCGCTTTGCCGGCCTGTTCACCAATGACCCCGAAGTGATCGCCATTGCCGCGCGCGCACTGTCGTGGGTGGGACCGGCATTCGGCGGCTTCGGGCTCGGCATGGCGCTGTACTTCGCTTCGATGGGCGCGGGCCGCATGCGCTGGCCGGTGGCGGCCGGGCTGTGCCGGATCGCGCTGGCCGCGGGCGGCGGCTGGCTGCTGGCCAATGTGTTCGGCATGGGCCTGGACGGGCATTTCCTGGGCGTGGCGCTGGGGATCACGGCCTATGGCGTGGTGACGGCGCTGGGGGTCAGGCAGGGGGAATGGTCGGCCCGATGAAGCCGTGACCGGGCCAACATCGCCGGTTTGCTCGCGCTCCCGTGCGGGCGAGGGAGCGTACACAAGGGCAATCGCCGAAGCTGCCCGCCGTGGCAGCCATCGCCTGAAAAGCGCCGGCTCGCCTACCTCGCCAGCACCTTCGCATCCCCCTGCATGCCCGCCTCGCGCACCGCTTGCGGCACCGACGGCCAGCCGCCGCCCAGCGACTTGTACAGCGCGGCGGTGCTGGTCAGCGTGTCCACCTGGCCCTGGATCACCGCCAGTTGTGCGTTGAACAGCTTCTCGCGGGCATTGGTCACTTCAAGGTAGCTCGAATAGCCGCCCTCATAGCGTGCGAAGGCCTGGTCCGCATAGATCGTCAGGCTCTTTTCCTGCTCGCGCAGGCTGCCAAGGCGGGTGCGCGTCTCGGTGCCGTTGGCCAGCGCGGTGTTGACGTCGGCCAGTGCCTCCAGCACCGTGCGCTGGTAGG
The window above is part of the Cupriavidus taiwanensis LMG 19424 genome. Proteins encoded here:
- a CDS encoding MATE family efflux transporter, translated to MTDTRALPACTLPADAVPATEIARRIGKLAGPTALIALLQAVAQLIETWLAARQGTAALAGWAVVLPFALLLQQMSTGAMGGGVVAAIARALGANKRDDASALVMHALWIAVIAGLAFAVVLAGFPHAVLGTVAGATAAEAGATYAIWLFGAGAVPAWLANTLASVLRGGGRHALAARVLALMWIAFPLLSWLLAEPAGMGLAGIGAALAAVSWAAALAMAIVVARGGAGFVPVLRVRLSRPLFARILSVGLVACALASVANLTTILVTAQLRHHGTAAVAAYGISARLEFLMIPLAFGVGSALTALVGRAVGAGDWHTARRTAWVGALLALAIAGTAGAAVGLAPVRFAGLFTNDPEVIAIAARALSWVGPAFGGFGLGMALYFASMGAGRMRWPVAAGLCRIALAAGGGWLLANVFGMGLDGHFLGVALGITAYGVVTALGVRQGEWSAR